CGAAATTGTTGGCGTCGGTTATCGCGCGCAAGCGAAAGGCCAGACGCTCAATCTTTCACTGGGCTTCTCGCACCCGGTCGACTACGAACTGCCTGAAGGTGTCACAGCGGAAACGCCGAAAAACACCACCATCGTGCTGAAAAGCGCGGACAAGCAGAAGCTCGGTCAGTGCGCCGCGGAAATCCGCGCCTTCCGTCCGCCCGAGCCGTACAAAGGCAAGGGTGTTCGTTATGGCGACGAGCAGGTCCGCCGTAAAGAAGCCAAGAAGAAGTAAGGCAGGGTTATGAACGCGAAGAAAGAATCTCGTCTCCGTCGTGCCCGCCGCGCTCGCGCCAAGATCCGCGAGCTGGGCGTGTATCGCCTGTGCGTCAACCGTACCCCGCGTCACATCTATGCGCAGATTATCTCGCCGGATGGTGGCAAAGTGTTGGCCAGCGCTTCCACGCTGGACAAGGCTCTGCGCGAGGGTGCGACCGGTAACTCGGACGCCGCCTCCAAGGTGGGCGCTCTGATCGCCGAACGCGCTAAAGAAGCAGGCATCACCCAGGTGGCCTTCGATCGTGCTGGCTTTAAGTATCACGGTCGCGTCAAGGCTCTGGCCGACGCCGCTCGTGAAGGCGGCCTGGAATTCTAAAGGGTTTTTACGATGGCGAAGAACGAACAGCAAAGCGGTGATCTGCAAGAGAAATTGGTGCAGGTCAACCGCGTCGCCAAGGTGGTCAAGGGTGGTCGTATTTTCGGCTTCACCGCGCTGACCGTCGTTGGTGATGGTAAAGGTCGTGTCGGTTTTGGTCGTGGCAAGGCGCGTGAAGTGCCGGTCGCGATTCAAAAAGCGATGGACCAGGCGCGTCGCAACATGGTCAAGGTCAACCTGGCAGGCCAAACGCTGCAGTACCCGGTCAAGGCCCGTCACGGCGCCTCCAAGGTGTACATGCAGCCGGCTTCCGAAGGTACCGGCATCATCGCCGGTGGCGCCATGCGCTCCGTACTGGAGCTTGCCGGTGTCCACGACGTACTGGCCAAGTGCTACGGTTCCACCAACCCGGTAAACGTGGTGCGTGCGACCGTCAATGGTCTCGCCTCCATGCAATCACCGGACGACGTGGCCGCCAAGCGCGGTCTGTCTGTCGAAGCGATTACGGGGTAAGACACCATGGCAGCTTTGATCAAGGTTACCCAGGTCCGCAGCACCATCGGCGTTTTGCCCAAGCATAAGGCGACCATGAAAGGTCTGGGCCTGCGTCGCATCGGTCATACGGTTGAACTGGAAGACACCCCGGCCGTACGCGGCATGATCCACAAGGTGACCTACCTTGTGCGCGTTGAGGGAGAGTAATCCATGAAACTTAATACCTTAAGCCCGGCTCCGGGCTCCAAACACGCTGAAAAGCGCGTGGGTCGTGGTATCGGTTCCGGTCTGGGCAAGACCGGTGGCCGTGGCCACAAGGGTCAGAAATCGCGCAGTGGCGGTAGCGTCAAGCCCGGTTTCGAAGGCGGTCAGATGCCGCTGCAGCGCCGTCTGCCGAAGTTCGGCTTTACGTCGGCGAAGTCGCTGGTCTCTGAAGAAGTACGCCTGGCCGAGCTTGCCAAGGTCGCGGGTGACGAAGTCACCCTCGAGACTTTGAAAGAGGCCAACGTGCTGAAGGACTCGACGCAGTTTGCGAAGATCATCCTTTCCGGCGATTTGAACAAGGCGGTTACCGTTCGCGGTCTCAAGGTCACCAAAGGTGCCCGTGACGCGATCGCAGCCGCTGGCGGCAAGGTAGAGGACTAAATGGCCAAGTCAGGAAACATGCCGGCGACGGGCAGCGGTCTGAGTGAACTGTGGGCGCGTTTGCGCTTCGTGCTCCTCGCCATCGTGGTGTACCGTATCGGTGCCCATATCCCCGTTCCCGGTATCAATCCTGACCAGCTTGCTGCCTTGTTTAGGGAGCAGCAGGGCACCATCCTGGGCATGTTCAACATGTTCTCGGGTGGTGCGCTGGAGCGCATGAGTGTTCTCGCCTTGGGCATCATGCCCTACATCTCGGCGTCGATCATCATGCAGCTCATGACCGCGGTCTCGCCTCAGCTTGAGCAGCTCAAGAAAGAGGGCGAGTCCGGCCGCCGAAAGATCAGTCAGTACACCCGCTACGGCACGGTGATACTGGCGTTTATCCAGGCCACCGGCATGTCCGTGGGCCTGGCTAGCCAAGGCATCGCTTACAGCGCTGACTTTAGCTTCTACTTCACCGCCGTGGTGACCTTCGTCTCCGGTGCGGTGTTTATGATGTGGCTAGGTGAGCAGATCACCGAGAAGGGGATCGGCAACGGTATTTCGCTGCTGATCTTCGCCGGGATCGTCGCCGGGCTACCCAGCGCCGTGGGCCAGGCTTTCGAGCTTGCCCGCAACGAAGGGGCCTGGAATGTTCTTCCGCTGTTAGCGCTGTCAGTGCTAGGGATCGCCACCGTGGCGTTCGTGGTATTCATCGAGCGCGGCCAACGCCGGCTCAAGGTGAACTATCCGCGGCGTCAGGTCGGTAACAAGATGTATGCGGGTCAAAGCAGCTATCTGCCCCTGAAGGTGAACATGGCCGGGGTTATCCCGGCGATCTTCGCCTCCAGTATCCTCCTCTTTCCGGCGTCGATCGGTCAGTGGGTGGGTGCCGGTGAAGGGATGGAGTGGCTGCAGCGAGCCTCGCAGGCGCTCGGCCCCGGCCAGCCGCTCTACATCTTGCTTTTTGCGGCGGCAGTGGTATTCTTCTGCTTCTTTTACACAGCGCTGGTCTTCAACCCCAAGGATGTGGCTGACAATTTGAAAAAGTCAGGCGCGTTTTTGCCGGGTATTCGCCCCGGCGAGCAGACCGCTCGCTATATCGACAAGGTGATGACACGTCTCACGTTGTTCGGTGCCCTGTATATCACTGCAGTTTCCCTGATGCCCCAGTTCCTGATCGTTGCATGGAACGTCCCGTTCTTCTTTGGCGGCACGTCTCTATTGATCGTGGTAGTGGTCATCATGGACTTCATGGCCCAGGTGCAATCGCATCTCATGTCGCATCAATATGACTCGGTGATGAAGAAGTCCAACCTGAAAGGCTACGGTAGCGGCGGTATAGCGCGTTAAGCGCTCCCTCCCAGTGCTCTGGCCGATACGTGTGTTGGTCAGGCGCCGGGCGTGCCGCGAGCCGTTTTTGGAGAAAGAACGATGAAAGTTCGAGCTTCCGTAAAGAAGATGTGCCGTAACTGCAAAATCATTCGTCGCAATGGCGCCGTGCGCGTTATTTGCACCGAACCGCGGCATAAGCAGCGTCAGGGCTAAAACCCCGCGCTGTATTAAAGCGGGCGCCGGCATACCCCTTGCCTTCGGGCAATGAAAGGGGTATGCTGTTGCGCCTTTTAAAGATGAACAAACGAGCAAGCCGCTCAAATTTCGGAGTAAGCTGATGGCCCGTATTGCAGGCGTCAATATCCCGGACAACAAGCATGCGGCGATCTCGCTGACCTATATCTTCGGGATTGGCCGTACCCGCGCCGCTCACATCTGTGACGCTGCCGGCATCGCCCATAATGCCAAGATCCAGGACCTGTCTGCTGAAGAAGTCGACACCCTGCGTTCTGAAGTTGGCAAATACACCGTAGAAGGCGACCTTCGTCGTGATGTCACGCTTAACATCAAGCGTCTCATGGACCTGGGTTGCTACCGTGGTCTGCGTCATCGTCGTAGTCTTCCGCTGCGTGGTCAGCGGACCAAGACTAATGCGCGTACCCGTAAGGGCCCGCGTAAGCCGATCCGCAAATAACACGCAGGCTCTCTCATAGAGAGTCGGCGTTAAGACAGGAATAGACATCAACATGGCTAACCCGCGTAGTAACCGTAAAAAGGTTAAAAAGCAGGTAGTGGATGCGGTTGCGCATATCCACGCTTCTTTTAACAACACGATCGTGACGATCACAGACCGCCAGGGCAATGCTCTTTCCTGGGCAACTGCCGGTGGTTCGGGTTTTCGTGGTTCTCGCAAGAGCACCCCGTTCGCTGCTCAAGTGGCAAGTGAACGTGCAGCGACTGCTGCAGCCGAGTATGGTGTGAAAAACGTAGACGTGCTGGTCAAGGGCCCCGGTCCCGGCCGTGAATCCGCCGTGCGTGCACTCAACGCCGCCGGCTTCCGCGTGCAAAGCATCGTAGACGCGACGCCCATTCCCCATAATGGCTGCCGTCCGCCTAAGAAACGCCGCGTTTAAGGAGAAAGATTCATGGCTCGTTATATTGGACCGAAGTGCAAACTTTCTCGTCGTGAAGGTACCGACCTCTTCCTGAAGAGCGGCGTTACCCCCTTCGAGAAAAAGTGTAAATCCGAGCAGATCCCGGGTGTACACGGCCAGCGTCGTCAGCGTCTTTCCGACTACGGCTTGCAGCTTCGCGAGAAGCAGAAAGTACGCCGTATGTATGGCGTACTCGAGAAGCAGTTCCGCAACTACTACAAGGAAGCCGCTCGCCTGAAAGGCGCGACCGGTGAAGTCCTTCTGCAGTTGCTCGAATCCCGACTGGACAACGTCGTCTACCGCATGGGCTTTGGCTCGACTCGCTCTGAAGCGCGTCAGCTCGTTAGCCACAAGGCGATCGCCGTTAACGGTCGTAGCGTCAACGTGGCTTCCTACAAAGTGAAGCCGGGTGACGTCATCACCGTTCGTGAAAAGGCGAAGAACCAGGCTCGTATTCAAAACGCGTTGACCATTGCGGCCAACCGTGGCGACATCGCCTGGATCGACATCGACGCCAAGAAGATGGAAGGCACTTTCAAGGCTCTGCCTGAACGCGGTGACCTGACTGCCGACATCAACGAAAACCTGATCGTCGAGCTGTACTCCAAGTAAGCCGTTTGCTTGGCAAATCTGCTTCTTGAAGCCCGGGCGCGGCGTTTCACGCCTCGCCCGGATGCTCTTGAGTACACGCTCTAGAGTACTCAGTATCCGTTTGGCAGCCTGAAAGGTGTTCATATGCAGCGTTCAGTGACAGAGTTTCTTCGCCCGCGCGATATCAAGGTCGAAGAAATCAGCGCACATCATGCCAGGATCGTTCTCGAACCGTTCGAGCGCGGCTTTGGCCACACCCTGGGGAATGCACTGCGTCGCATTCTGCTTTCGTCCATGCCCGGCGCCGCCGTGGTAGAGGCCGAGATCGCAGGTGTCGAGCACGAATACAGTGCCCTCGAAGGGGTGCAGGAAGATGTCATTGAGATCCTCCTGAACTTGAAAGATGTTGCGATCAAGATGCACAGCCGCGATGAGGCGGTGCTCTCGCTGAACAAGCAGGGCCCGGCCGTCGTCACCGCTGGCGACATTGCGCTTGATCATAGCGTCGAAATCGTCAACCCGGATCACGTCATTGCTCACGTCAATGAAGGTGCCGAGCTGAAAATTCAGCTCAAGGTGGCGCTGGGTCGTGGTTACGAACCGGCTGACGCTCGTGGCTCCGATGAAGAGACCCGCGCGATCGGTCGCCTGCAGCTGGATGCCACCTTCAGCCCTGTCCGCCGCGTTTCCTACTCGGTCGAAGCCGCTCGTGTCGAGCAGCGTACCGACCTCGATAAGCTGATTATCGATCTGGAAACCGACGGTACTCTGGATCCGGAAGAGGCTATCCGCCGCAGTGCGACCATCCTGCAAGAGCAGCTGGCCGCCTTCGTCGACCTGGAAGCCGATAAGGAACAGGAAGTCGAAGAGGAAGAGGATCACATCGATCCGATCCTGTTGCGCCCCGTAGACGATCTCGAGTTGACCGTTCGCAGCGCGAACTGCCTGAAAGCCGAGAATATTTACTACATCGGTGATCTGATCCAGCGCACGGAAGTGGAGCTGTTGAAGACCCCGAACCTCGGTAAGAAGTCCTTGAACGAAATCAAGGATGTTTTGGCAGCGCGCGGTCTTTCCCTTGGCATGCGGCTGGAGAACTGGCCACCCGCGAGCCTGAAGGACGACAAGGCCTCCGCGTAAGCGTCGACTTGAGTCCCAGTTTGGTAAGGAATCACAACCATGCGTCATCGTAAGAGTGGTCGTCAATTAAACCGCAATAGCTCGCACCGCCATGCCATGTTCAAGAACATGTCCGTGTCGCTGGTCGAGCACGAAGTAATCAAGACAACCCTGCCCAAGGCCAAAGAGCTGCGCCGCGTCATCGAGCCGCTGATCACTCTGGCCAAGCAGGACAGCGTCGCGAACCGTCGTCTGGCGTTTGCCCGCACCCGTTCCAAGGATGCGGTCGGCAAACTGTTCAACGAATTGGGTCCGCGTTACGCCGAGCGTCCGGGTGGCTACATCCGTATTCTCAAGTGTGGCTTCCGTCCCGGTGACAACGCGCCCATGGCGTACGTCGAACTGGTCGACCGCCCGGCAATCGAAGACGCCGCCGCGGAAGAGTAAGACGCGCCACCAAGGCCACGCCGCGTTTGAGACCGGTGTTCGAATCACGTATTCGTAGCACGGGCTCTCAAGACACAGCGAAAACCGACCCTCCGGGGTCGGTTTTTTTATGTCTGCACCAGAGGAAATGCGTTTTTCCGGTTTTAGAAGGCGTTTACTGCGGCCCCCGACGTGCTAACCTGAGCGCCTGGGGCGAAGCCCGCGTAGGGCGGTTTCTGGACAACTCAAGGCGATTGAAAGGGGCAAGTATGGCAGCGAGGGACGTGACTTCACACACCGCCCTGCGGTGGTGGCTTGTGTGCGCCGTGACCATCATGGTGCTGGTACTGGGAAACAGTGCACAGGCTGACGGCAACCCGCGCTACGCGGGCATCGTGGTCGATCTGGAAAATGGCGAAGTGCTCTACTCGGAAAATGCCGATGCCCCGCGCTATCCCGCCTCGCTCACCAAGATGATGACCATCTATCTGGCGTTGGAAGCGGTCGAGCGGGGTGAGTTGAGCTTCAACCAGCCGCTGGCGGTGTCCGCGCAGGCTTCCGCCATGCCCGCGACCAAGCTTTGGCTCTCGGCGGGCAGCACCATCGATCTGGACACGGCCATTCGTGCATTGACCGTGCGCTCGGCCAATGACGTGGCCGTGGTGGTGGCCGAGGCGCTCGGTGGCAGCGAGCAGCGCTTTGCCAGCCTCATGACGGCCAAGGCGCGCGAGCTTGGCATGAACAACACCACCTTTCGTAACGCCTCGGGCTTGCCGGATAGCGGCCAGATCACGACTGCTCGCGACATGCTGATCCTTTCGACTCGCGTGATGCAGGACTTCCCCCAGTATTATCACTATTTCGGCCTGCAGGAGTTCAGCTACAAGGGCACGCGTCATACCAGCCATAACCGGCTGGTGCGCGACTATCCCGGCGCCGACGGGCTGAAAACCGGCTTCATTCGCGCCTCCGGCTTCAATGTGGCGACCACCGCGGTGCACGACGGCCGTCGCATGATCGCGGTCGTGATGGGCGGTTTCAGCTCCTCGTCTCGCGATGCCCACATGGCGGATCTGCTCGATCGCAGCTTCGCCCGCGCCAGGCTGCGCGACAACACCAGCTGGATGGCCGATACCAATTTCTCGCGGGAGTTCATGTCCTTTGGCCGGGCACCGGTGCCCTTGAGTTCCCCGCCGCCAAGCACGCCGCCCTCGCCAATTCTGGCCAACATCGATACCACCACGATGTCACCCTCGGCTACCGCTGGGGCCAACATGGCGCCCACCGCGGCACCGGTGGCCCAGCCCGCGCGCCCCTCGCCGGAGGCCGCACCGCGCGACCCGCTACGCGCGCTGATCAACGAGCAGCAGGGCATTAGCGCTCCGGCACTGGCCGTGGCAGGAAGTGGCGGCTGGGGTATCCAGGTCGGCGCGTTCAGTCAGGCAAGCCATGCCGAGCAGCTCGCCCGTCAAGCCGCCCAGCATCTGCCCAATAACGTCGGCGGGCGCGTGGCGGTGGACGCCATCGATGGCCAGACACCGGTGTTTCGCGCTCGCGTGGTAGCGCTCGACGAAGCGCGCGCCATCGCTGCCTGTCAGACGCTTCACGCCCGCGGTATGGACTGCATGGTGGTCAACGCAAGCCTTTAGCGTGGTCAGAAACGTGGCCCCGCCGGCGGATCGTCGGCGGGGCTTTTTTTATGGGCGTGGCCACGGTCGCCGCCCAATGGAGGAGAAGCGGTCGTGTCGACGTCGCTAAAGGGAATCCTGAGCATGTGTCTCGGGGTGCTGTTTCTGGCACTCGGCGACGCCGTCTCGAAATGGCTGGGCGAAACCCACTCGCCGGTTCAAATCATCTTCTTTCGCAGCCTGGTATCGCTGCCGCTGATCGCACTGCTCGCCCACTTCGCCGGCGGGCTAAGAAAGCTCGCCACGCGTCGCCCGGGCGTACATTTACTTCGTGGGTTGATTCATACCGCCACCATGACCTGCTTCATCATTGGCCTGATTCTCATGCCGCTGGCAGAAGCCACGGCGATCGCCTTTGTCGCACCGCTGTTCGTCACGCTCTTGTCGGTGCCGCTGTTGGGTGAGCGCATCGACCGCCCGGTCTTGGCCGCTTCGCTGCTGGGCTTTGCCGGCGTGCTGGTCGTGGTGCGTCCTGGCGGCGACGCCTTTCACATCGGCGCGCTGGTATTGATCGGTGCCGCGCTGTTCTACGCCCTGACGATGATTACCGCCCGGCGCTACGGCTCGCGGGAGTCCTTTTGGGCGCTGGTGTTCTACATGACGCTGGTACCCATGCTACTCACTGGCGCCATGGTGCCGTTTGTCTGGACGACGCCGGAACCGATTCACTGGCTGGGCTTTTTGGCCTCTGGCCTACTGGGGGTAGCGGCGACCGCATTTATTACGCTGGCGTTTCGCCATGCGCCGGCGGCGATTGCTGCCCCCTTCGACTATACGGCGCTTTTATGGGCAGTGCTGCTGGGATGGTGGTTCTGGGGCGAGCTTCCGGATCGCTGGGTATGGATCGGCAGCGCGCTGATCATGGCAAGCGGGCTCTGGATCGCTTATCACGACCGCCGCACGACGCTCAAGCGCCGCCCGACGGCGTAAGCCCACTCGTGTAACGGGGGACCGTTCGCTCAGAAACACGTGCCAGGCGATGTGGACGAGCGTTTAGTCGAAGGCGTAAACGTCCATCGCCAGCACGCCGTGCTCGACGCTGTGGTGAAGCTGCCTGGCATTGCCGCCGGCACCCATGGCCACCAGCAAGGGTAGAAAATGCTCTGGCGTGGGGTGATTGCGCTGCGCTTGCGGGGCGCTCTGCCACGCCAGCAATGCGTCGCGATTGTTCGTTTCGAAC
The window above is part of the Halomonas sp. GD1P12 genome. Proteins encoded here:
- the rplF gene encoding 50S ribosomal protein L6; translation: MSRIAKYPVKVPAGVDVKINDDQLTAKGGLGTLSMPIHQDVVVGQEDGQLTFAPSESAKSWAMAGTTRALVQNLVTGVSEGFTRTLEIVGVGYRAQAKGQTLNLSLGFSHPVDYELPEGVTAETPKNTTIVLKSADKQKLGQCAAEIRAFRPPEPYKGKGVRYGDEQVRRKEAKKK
- the rplR gene encoding 50S ribosomal protein L18, whose product is MNAKKESRLRRARRARAKIRELGVYRLCVNRTPRHIYAQIISPDGGKVLASASTLDKALREGATGNSDAASKVGALIAERAKEAGITQVAFDRAGFKYHGRVKALADAAREGGLEF
- the rpsE gene encoding 30S ribosomal protein S5 yields the protein MAKNEQQSGDLQEKLVQVNRVAKVVKGGRIFGFTALTVVGDGKGRVGFGRGKAREVPVAIQKAMDQARRNMVKVNLAGQTLQYPVKARHGASKVYMQPASEGTGIIAGGAMRSVLELAGVHDVLAKCYGSTNPVNVVRATVNGLASMQSPDDVAAKRGLSVEAITG
- the rpmD gene encoding 50S ribosomal protein L30: MAALIKVTQVRSTIGVLPKHKATMKGLGLRRIGHTVELEDTPAVRGMIHKVTYLVRVEGE
- the rplO gene encoding 50S ribosomal protein L15; this encodes MKLNTLSPAPGSKHAEKRVGRGIGSGLGKTGGRGHKGQKSRSGGSVKPGFEGGQMPLQRRLPKFGFTSAKSLVSEEVRLAELAKVAGDEVTLETLKEANVLKDSTQFAKIILSGDLNKAVTVRGLKVTKGARDAIAAAGGKVED
- the secY gene encoding preprotein translocase subunit SecY, which encodes MAKSGNMPATGSGLSELWARLRFVLLAIVVYRIGAHIPVPGINPDQLAALFREQQGTILGMFNMFSGGALERMSVLALGIMPYISASIIMQLMTAVSPQLEQLKKEGESGRRKISQYTRYGTVILAFIQATGMSVGLASQGIAYSADFSFYFTAVVTFVSGAVFMMWLGEQITEKGIGNGISLLIFAGIVAGLPSAVGQAFELARNEGAWNVLPLLALSVLGIATVAFVVFIERGQRRLKVNYPRRQVGNKMYAGQSSYLPLKVNMAGVIPAIFASSILLFPASIGQWVGAGEGMEWLQRASQALGPGQPLYILLFAAAVVFFCFFYTALVFNPKDVADNLKKSGAFLPGIRPGEQTARYIDKVMTRLTLFGALYITAVSLMPQFLIVAWNVPFFFGGTSLLIVVVVIMDFMAQVQSHLMSHQYDSVMKKSNLKGYGSGGIAR
- the rpmJ gene encoding 50S ribosomal protein L36, which produces MKVRASVKKMCRNCKIIRRNGAVRVICTEPRHKQRQG
- the rpsM gene encoding 30S ribosomal protein S13; translated protein: MARIAGVNIPDNKHAAISLTYIFGIGRTRAAHICDAAGIAHNAKIQDLSAEEVDTLRSEVGKYTVEGDLRRDVTLNIKRLMDLGCYRGLRHRRSLPLRGQRTKTNARTRKGPRKPIRK
- the rpsK gene encoding 30S ribosomal protein S11, with product MANPRSNRKKVKKQVVDAVAHIHASFNNTIVTITDRQGNALSWATAGGSGFRGSRKSTPFAAQVASERAATAAAEYGVKNVDVLVKGPGPGRESAVRALNAAGFRVQSIVDATPIPHNGCRPPKKRRV
- the rpsD gene encoding 30S ribosomal protein S4, coding for MARYIGPKCKLSRREGTDLFLKSGVTPFEKKCKSEQIPGVHGQRRQRLSDYGLQLREKQKVRRMYGVLEKQFRNYYKEAARLKGATGEVLLQLLESRLDNVVYRMGFGSTRSEARQLVSHKAIAVNGRSVNVASYKVKPGDVITVREKAKNQARIQNALTIAANRGDIAWIDIDAKKMEGTFKALPERGDLTADINENLIVELYSK
- a CDS encoding DNA-directed RNA polymerase subunit alpha, translating into MQRSVTEFLRPRDIKVEEISAHHARIVLEPFERGFGHTLGNALRRILLSSMPGAAVVEAEIAGVEHEYSALEGVQEDVIEILLNLKDVAIKMHSRDEAVLSLNKQGPAVVTAGDIALDHSVEIVNPDHVIAHVNEGAELKIQLKVALGRGYEPADARGSDEETRAIGRLQLDATFSPVRRVSYSVEAARVEQRTDLDKLIIDLETDGTLDPEEAIRRSATILQEQLAAFVDLEADKEQEVEEEEDHIDPILLRPVDDLELTVRSANCLKAENIYYIGDLIQRTEVELLKTPNLGKKSLNEIKDVLAARGLSLGMRLENWPPASLKDDKASA
- the rplQ gene encoding 50S ribosomal protein L17, coding for MRHRKSGRQLNRNSSHRHAMFKNMSVSLVEHEVIKTTLPKAKELRRVIEPLITLAKQDSVANRRLAFARTRSKDAVGKLFNELGPRYAERPGGYIRILKCGFRPGDNAPMAYVELVDRPAIEDAAAEE
- a CDS encoding serine hydrolase: MAARDVTSHTALRWWLVCAVTIMVLVLGNSAQADGNPRYAGIVVDLENGEVLYSENADAPRYPASLTKMMTIYLALEAVERGELSFNQPLAVSAQASAMPATKLWLSAGSTIDLDTAIRALTVRSANDVAVVVAEALGGSEQRFASLMTAKARELGMNNTTFRNASGLPDSGQITTARDMLILSTRVMQDFPQYYHYFGLQEFSYKGTRHTSHNRLVRDYPGADGLKTGFIRASGFNVATTAVHDGRRMIAVVMGGFSSSSRDAHMADLLDRSFARARLRDNTSWMADTNFSREFMSFGRAPVPLSSPPPSTPPSPILANIDTTTMSPSATAGANMAPTAAPVAQPARPSPEAAPRDPLRALINEQQGISAPALAVAGSGGWGIQVGAFSQASHAEQLARQAAQHLPNNVGGRVAVDAIDGQTPVFRARVVALDEARAIAACQTLHARGMDCMVVNASL
- a CDS encoding DMT family transporter → MSTSLKGILSMCLGVLFLALGDAVSKWLGETHSPVQIIFFRSLVSLPLIALLAHFAGGLRKLATRRPGVHLLRGLIHTATMTCFIIGLILMPLAEATAIAFVAPLFVTLLSVPLLGERIDRPVLAASLLGFAGVLVVVRPGGDAFHIGALVLIGAALFYALTMITARRYGSRESFWALVFYMTLVPMLLTGAMVPFVWTTPEPIHWLGFLASGLLGVAATAFITLAFRHAPAAIAAPFDYTALLWAVLLGWWFWGELPDRWVWIGSALIMASGLWIAYHDRRTTLKRRPTA